Part of the Pseudomonas sp. ADAK13 genome is shown below.
GGATGTGCACGGTGGGCATCAGGAAGCCCAGGTCCTGGGACAGCTTCTTGCGCACGCCCTTGATCCGCGCGAGCAATTGGCCGCCCTGGTTACGGTCCACCAGGGGAATCAGGCGGTAGCCGACTTCCAGGCCGATCATGTCGATCGGGGTGACGTCATCCCAGCCCAACTCCTTGGTTTCCTGGGCGCGGGCCGGCGATGGCAGCAGCTCCTGTTGGCGTGCCACCTCCTGCTGGGCAATCACTTTGATCTGGTTTTGCTTTCTCCAGAACAGGTAGGCGCCGCCGGCAGCCATGGCCGCCATGCTCAGGAACGACACATGGGGCATGCCGGGCACGATCCCCATGATCGCCATGATGCCCGCCGCCACCGCCAGCGCCTTGGGCGAGGCAAACATCTGCCGGCTGATCTGCTTGCCCATGTCTTCGGAGCCCGAAGCACGGGTCACCATGATCGCTGCCGCTGTAGATAACAACAGTGATGGCAATTGCGCCACTAAACCGTCACCGATGGTCAGCAAGGCGTAAACCTTGCCGGCGTCGCCGAAGGTCATGCCGTGCTGGAAGATGCCGACCGCCATGCCGCCGATCAGGTTGATAAACAGAATCAGCAGGCCGGCGATGGCGTCACCGCGCACGAATTTACTGGCACCGTCCATGGAACCGTAGAACTCGGCTTCCTGAGCGACTTCTAGACGGCGGGACTTGGCCTGGTTCTGGTCGATCAGGCCGGCGTTGAGGTCGGCGTCGATGGCCATCTGTTTGCCGGGCATCGCGTCGAGGGTGAAACGTGCGCTCACCTCGGAAATCCGCCCGGCGCCCTTGGTCACCACCACGAAGTTGATGATCATCAAGATCGCGAACACCACGATACCGACCACGTAGTTACCGCCGATCACCACCTCACCGAAGGCCTGGATCACCTTGCCCGCGGCGGCGTGGCCGTCCTGGCCGTGGAGCATCACCACCCGGGTTGAAGCCACGTTAAGCGCCAGCCGCAGCAGGGTGGCGATCAGCAGAATGGTCGGGAACACCGCAAAATCCAGCGGCCGCAGGGCGTACACGCACACCAGCAACACGACCACGGACAGCGCGATGTTGAAGGTGAAGAACACGTCCAGCAGGAACGGCGGCATCGGCAACATCATCATTGCCAGCATCACCAGCAACAACAACGGCACACCCAGATTGCCTCGCGAGAGGTCAGTCAGGGTGCCACGGGCCGTGCTGAGCATTTGAGAGCGATCCACCGGTATTCCTCGTTTCCTTGAAGCAAACTTTTGACGCCGGTAGGCGTCCTGGAGGCGGTATTGCAAGAAGCCTTCCAACTTTTGCTTGAGGTTTGACCGAGGGGAATTTTTGTTGTCTGAGCGGACGCCTTCGCGAGCAAGCCCGCTCCCACAGTTGGCCGGGAGAATGCGATCAAAATGTGGGAGCCGGGCTTGCCCGCGATGAGGCCGGGAGCGGCGCTGCAAAATCAGGAATCCCGACGCAAATCCGGCGGAATCGGCAGGTCTTTGAGCGGATCCGGACGCTTGCCCTTGCCCGCGCGGTACTGGCGGATCTGGTACACGTACGCCAACACCTGCGCCACCGCCAGATACAACCCGGCCGGGATTTCCTGGTCCAGGTCGGTGGAATAGAAGATCGACCGCGCCAACTCCGGTGACTCCAGCAGCAAAATGTCATTGGCCACGGCAATTTCACGGATTTTCAACGCCGTAAAGTCGCTGCCCTTGGCCAGCAACATCGGCGCCCCGCCCTTCTCCGGGTCGTATTTGAGCGCCACGGCGTAGTGGGTCGGGTTGGTGATGACCACGTCGGCGTCGGGCACCGCCGCCATCATCTTGCGCTGGGACATCTCGCGCTGCAGTTGGCGAATCCGCTGTTTGACCTCGGGCCGACCTTCCTGGTCCTTGTGCTCGTCGCGCACTTCCTGCTTGGTCATCAGCAGCTTCTTGTGGCTTTCCCACAGCTGGATCGGCGCGTCCACCGCAGCAATGATGATCAGCCCGCAGGCCATCCACAGCGTGCTCCAGCCCACCACTTGCACGCTGTGGATGATCGCCAGCTCGATCGGCTCATGGGCGATGCGCAGCAAGTCGTCGATGTCGGACGACAACACGGTCAACGCCACAAACAGGATCAGGATGAACTTGGCCAAGGCCTTGAGCAGCTCCACCAGGGCCTTGGTGGAAAACATCCGCTTCAGCCCCGGGCCTGGGTTCATCCGGCTGAATTTGGGCGCCATGCTGCCAGCGGCAAACAGCCAGCCGCCGAGGGAGATCGGGCCGATCAGTGCTGCCAGCAGCAAGGTAATCAGGATCGGCTGCACCGCGAGAATCGCGATCTTGCCCGAGTGCAGCAGGTACAAGCCCATGGCGCCGGGGCTCAACAGCACGTCACGGGGCAGGGAGAAATTCAGGCGCATCAACTCCATCAGGTCCAGGGCCAGGCCACCGCCGTAGATCAGCAGGCCACCGGAGCCGGCGAGCATGATCGCCAGGGTGTTGAGCTCTTTGGAGCGGGCAATCTCGCCCTTTTCCCGGGAGTCCTTTTTACGTTTCTCCGTGGGGTCTTCTGTTTTGTCCTGGCCACTCTCGCTCTCGGCCATGGCTTACCGCGCCCGCGCCAAGTCACGTAAAAACTGCAAGGCGTCGGTCGCCAGCGGTTGATACTGATTGAGAATGTCAGCCATGCCGACCCAGAAAATCCCCATGCCCAGCACCAGGGTCAACGGGAAACCGATGGAGAAGATGTTCAATTGCGGCGCCGCCCGGGTCATCACGCCAAAGGCGATGTTGACCACCAGCAGCGCGGTGATCGCCGGCAACACCAGCAGCAACGAGGCGCCGAGCACCCAACTGAGGCGACCCACCAACTCCCAGAAATGATTGACCACCAGCCCGCTACCTACCGGCAAGGTGGTGAAGCTTTCAGTCATCACCTCGAACACCACCAGGTGGCCGTTCATGGCCAGGAACAGCAAGGTCACCAGCATCGTCAGGAACTGCCCGATCACCGCCACCGACACGCCATTGGTGGGGTCGACCATGGACGCAAAGCCCATGCCCATCTGGATCGAGATGATTTGCCCGGCGATCACAAAGGCCTGGAAAAACAGCGTCAGGGAGAAGCCCAGCAAAGCGCCAATGATGATTTGCTCGGCGATCAGCATCAGTGCACTGAGATCGAGGGCATTCACCGGCGGCATCGGCGGCAAGCCCGGAACGATGACCACAGTGATCGCCACCGCGAAATACAGGCGAATGCGCCGTGGTACCAGGGTGGTGCCGAACACCGGCATGGTCATCAGCACGGCCGTGACCCGGAACAGCGGCAGGATGAACGACGCCACCCAGGTGCTGATCTGGGTATCGGTCAACGCCAGCATCGAATTCACGGGGTCAGCCGATCAACTGCGGAATACTGCCGTACAGCTGCAGGATGTATTCCATGAAGGTTTGCACCAGCCACGGGCCGGCGACGATCAGGGTGATCAGCATCACCAGCAGGCGCGGCAGGAAGCTCAAGGTCTGTTCGTTGATCTGGGTCGCGGCCTGGAACATCGCCACCAGCAGGCCCACCAACAGGCTGGGCACCACGAGCACCGCGACCATCATGGTGGTCAGCCACAGGGCTTCGCGAAACAGGTCGACTGCTACTTCTGGCGTCATGCGCTAAACCCCACCGAAACTGCCGGCCAGGGTGCCGATAATCAGCGCCCACCCGTCCACCAACACAAACAGCATGATCTTGAACGGCAACGAAATGATCAACGGCGACAGCATCATCATCCCCATGGCCATCAGCACACTCGCCACGACGAGGTCGATGATCAGGAACGGGATGAAGATCATGAAGCCGATCTGGAACGCAGTCTTCAGCTCCGAGGTCACGAACGCCGGCACCAGGATGGTCAGCGGCGCCATGTCGGGGCTGGCGATGTCGGTACGCTTGGACAACCGCACGAACAACTCAAGGTCGCTGGAACGGGTCTGGGACAGCATGAAATCCTTGATCGGGCCCTGCGCCTTGTCGATCGCATCCTGGGCGGTCATCTTCTCTGCCAGGTACGGTTGCAGGGCTTGCTGGTTCACCTTGTCGAACACCGGCGCCATGATGAACAGCGTCAAGAACAGCGCCATGCCGGTCAGGATCTGGTTCGACGGCGTCTGTTGCAGGCCGAGGGCCTGACGCAGGATCGAGAACACGATGATGATGCGGGTGAAGCTGGTCATCAGCATCACGAACGCGGGGATGAAGCTCAGCGCGGTCATGATCAGCAGGATCTGCAGGCTGACCGAATACTCCTGCGCGCCTGCCGCGTTGGTGCCCAGGGTAATCGCCGGGATCGACAACGGGTCCGCCGCGTACGCCAGCGGCGCTGCCAGCAACAGCATGAGCGTCAATAAAACGCGCATTACTTCTTATCCTTCTGATCCTTGCCCAGCAACTCCATGAGGCGCTGGGCGAATTCCGGCGTGGCCGCTTGAGTCTGGGCCACTTCCACAGGCGTCTTGAGCACGTGCAACGGGGTGATGCGGCCGGGGGTGATGCCCAGCAGAATCTGTTCGTCACCGACTTGCACCAGCACCAGCCGGTCCCGCGGGCCCAGGGCTCGTGAACCCACCAGCTCGATGACCTGCGCATTGCCCGGGCCAATGCGTTGTACGCGGCGCAGCACCCAGGCGAGCACGAAGATCAGCCCCACCACCAGCAACAAACCCAGCACCAACTGCGTCAATTGCCCGCCGACGCCACCGCCCAGCGCCGGCGCGGCCGCCTGGGCGACCGGCTCTGCTGCCATTGCGTTCAAGGGCAGCGTCGATAACAGTCCTACCAATGAGCGCTTCATATCAACGCAACTTCTTGATGCGTTCGCTCGGGCTGATCACGTCAGTCAGGCGGATGCCAAACTTCTCGTTGACCACCACCACTTCGCCATGGGCGATCAGTGTGCCGTTGACCAGCACGTCCAGCGGCTCGCCGGCCAAGCGGTCCAGCTCGATCACCGAACCCTGGTTGAGTTGCAGCAGGTTGCGGATGTTGATTTCGGTGCTGCCGACTTCCATGGAGATCGACACCGGGATATCGAGGATCACGTCCAGGTTCGGACCATCCAGGGTTACCGGCTCATTGTTCTTCGGCACGCTGCCGAACTCTTCCATGGGGATGCGATTACCCACCGGTGCGGTGGCCGCATCGGCCGCCAGCAGGGCGTCGATATCGTCCTGGCCGACGTCGCCGGTTTCTTCCAGGGCAGCCGCCCACTCGTCAGCCAGGGCCTGGTCTTCGGCGGAAGTGTTTTCGTGTTCAGTAGCCATTACATGTCCTCGGCGGAGCAGAAATTAGTGTGGATCAGCGACGGTTGATCGGCTCAATCACTTGCAACGCCAGGTTGCCTTTGTGAGAGCCGAGCTTGACCTTGAACGACGGCACGCCATTGGCGCGCATGATCAGTTCTTCCGGCAGTTCGACGGGAATCACGTCCCCCGGCTGCATGTGCAAAATATCCCGCAAACGCAGCTGGCGACGGGCCACGGTGGCGCTCAGGGGCACGTCGACGTCCAGCAGGTCTTCGCGCAGGGCCTTGACCCAGCGTTCGTCCTGGTCGTCGAGGTCGGACTGGAAGCCCGCATCGAGCATCTCGCGCACCGGCTCGATCATCGAGTACGGCATGGTCACGTGCAGGTCGCCGCCACCGCCATCGAGCTCGATGTGGAAGGTGGAGACCACAATGGCTTCGCTGGGGCCGACGATGTTGGCCATGGCCGGGTTCACTTCCGAGTTGATGTACTCGAAGTTGACTTCCATGATCGCCTGCCAGGCTTCCTTCAAGTCGATGAAGGCCTGCTCCAGCACCATGCGCACTACGCGCAGTTCAGTCGGGGTGAATTCACGGCCTTCGATCTTGGCGTGACGGCCGTCACCGCCGAAGAAGTTGTCCACCAGCTTGAACACCAGCTTGGCGTCGAGGATGAACAGCGCGGTACCGCGCAGCGGCTTGATCTTCACCAGGTTGAGGCTGGTGGGCACGTACAGCGAGTGCACGTATTCACCGAACTTCATCACCTGCACGCCGCCCACCGCCACGTCCGCCGAGCGGCGCAGCATGTTGAACATGCTGATGCGGGTGTAACGGGCAAACCGTTCGTTGATCATTTCCAGGGTCGGCATGCGTCCACGGACGATGCGATCCTGGCTGGTCAGGTCGTAGCTTTTGACGCTGCCGGGCTCGGCAGCCATTTCGGTCTGTACCAGACCATCGTCGACGCCATGGAGCAGCGCATCGATTTCATCCTGGGACAGCAGGTCCTGCACGGCCATGTCGTGATCCTACTGCAATACGAAATTAGTGAAGAGCACCTGCTCGATCACAGGTTTGCCGACTTCCTTCTGGGCCACTTCCTGCACACTGGCAGTGACCTTCTGGCGCAGCATTTCCTGGCCCACCGGGGTGGCGAGGGTGTCGAAGGGCTGGGCAGAGAACAGCATCACCAGGTTGTTGCGGATCACTGGCATGTGCACCTTGAGGGCATCCAGGTCTGCCTGGTTACGCGCCAGCAGGGTAATGCTCACCTGCAGGTAGCGTTGGCGGCCGTTCTGATTGAAGTTGGCGACAAACGCCGGAAGCATCGGCTCGAAGATTGCCGGTTGCTTGACGTTGGGGTTGATCTCGGCAGTCGCTGCCGGTTTGCTTGCGGCACTGTGCATGAAGTACCAGGTAGCCCCCACGGACACGCCGATCGCCAGGAACAAGCCCAGAACAATCAGCAGGATAAGCTTGAGCTTGCCCTTGCCTGCGGGTGCTT
Proteins encoded:
- the fliN gene encoding flagellar motor switch protein FliN; amino-acid sequence: MATEHENTSAEDQALADEWAAALEETGDVGQDDIDALLAADAATAPVGNRIPMEEFGSVPKNNEPVTLDGPNLDVILDIPVSISMEVGSTEINIRNLLQLNQGSVIELDRLAGEPLDVLVNGTLIAHGEVVVVNEKFGIRLTDVISPSERIKKLR
- the fliQ gene encoding flagellar biosynthesis protein FliQ, which produces MTPEVAVDLFREALWLTTMMVAVLVVPSLLVGLLVAMFQAATQINEQTLSFLPRLLVMLITLIVAGPWLVQTFMEYILQLYGSIPQLIG
- the fliM gene encoding flagellar motor switch protein FliM, with the translated sequence MAVQDLLSQDEIDALLHGVDDGLVQTEMAAEPGSVKSYDLTSQDRIVRGRMPTLEMINERFARYTRISMFNMLRRSADVAVGGVQVMKFGEYVHSLYVPTSLNLVKIKPLRGTALFILDAKLVFKLVDNFFGGDGRHAKIEGREFTPTELRVVRMVLEQAFIDLKEAWQAIMEVNFEYINSEVNPAMANIVGPSEAIVVSTFHIELDGGGGDLHVTMPYSMIEPVREMLDAGFQSDLDDQDERWVKALREDLLDVDVPLSATVARRQLRLRDILHMQPGDVIPVELPEELIMRANGVPSFKVKLGSHKGNLALQVIEPINRR
- the fliP gene encoding flagellar type III secretion system pore protein FliP (The bacterial flagellar biogenesis protein FliP forms a type III secretion system (T3SS)-type pore required for flagellar assembly.); translation: MRVLLTLMLLLAAPLAYAADPLSIPAITLGTNAAGAQEYSVSLQILLIMTALSFIPAFVMLMTSFTRIIIVFSILRQALGLQQTPSNQILTGMALFLTLFIMAPVFDKVNQQALQPYLAEKMTAQDAIDKAQGPIKDFMLSQTRSSDLELFVRLSKRTDIASPDMAPLTILVPAFVTSELKTAFQIGFMIFIPFLIIDLVVASVLMAMGMMMLSPLIISLPFKIMLFVLVDGWALIIGTLAGSFGGV
- the fliR gene encoding flagellar biosynthetic protein FliR: MLALTDTQISTWVASFILPLFRVTAVLMTMPVFGTTLVPRRIRLYFAVAITVVIVPGLPPMPPVNALDLSALMLIAEQIIIGALLGFSLTLFFQAFVIAGQIISIQMGMGFASMVDPTNGVSVAVIGQFLTMLVTLLFLAMNGHLVVFEVMTESFTTLPVGSGLVVNHFWELVGRLSWVLGASLLLVLPAITALLVVNIAFGVMTRAAPQLNIFSIGFPLTLVLGMGIFWVGMADILNQYQPLATDALQFLRDLARAR
- the flhB gene encoding flagellar biosynthesis protein FlhB yields the protein MAESESGQDKTEDPTEKRKKDSREKGEIARSKELNTLAIMLAGSGGLLIYGGGLALDLMELMRLNFSLPRDVLLSPGAMGLYLLHSGKIAILAVQPILITLLLAALIGPISLGGWLFAAGSMAPKFSRMNPGPGLKRMFSTKALVELLKALAKFILILFVALTVLSSDIDDLLRIAHEPIELAIIHSVQVVGWSTLWMACGLIIIAAVDAPIQLWESHKKLLMTKQEVRDEHKDQEGRPEVKQRIRQLQREMSQRKMMAAVPDADVVITNPTHYAVALKYDPEKGGAPMLLAKGSDFTALKIREIAVANDILLLESPELARSIFYSTDLDQEIPAGLYLAVAQVLAYVYQIRQYRAGKGKRPDPLKDLPIPPDLRRDS
- the flhA gene encoding flagellar biosynthesis protein FlhA, with the protein product MLSTARGTLTDLSRGNLGVPLLLLVMLAMMMLPMPPFLLDVFFTFNIALSVVVLLVCVYALRPLDFAVFPTILLIATLLRLALNVASTRVVMLHGQDGHAAAGKVIQAFGEVVIGGNYVVGIVVFAILMIINFVVVTKGAGRISEVSARFTLDAMPGKQMAIDADLNAGLIDQNQAKSRRLEVAQEAEFYGSMDGASKFVRGDAIAGLLILFINLIGGMAVGIFQHGMTFGDAGKVYALLTIGDGLVAQLPSLLLSTAAAIMVTRASGSEDMGKQISRQMFASPKALAVAAGIMAIMGIVPGMPHVSFLSMAAMAAGGAYLFWRKQNQIKVIAQQEVARQQELLPSPARAQETKELGWDDVTPIDMIGLEVGYRLIPLVDRNQGGQLLARIKGVRKKLSQDLGFLMPTVHIRDNLDLAPSAYRLTLMGVILAEAEIYPDRELAINPGQVFGSLNGITAKDPAFGLEAVWIEISQRSQAQSLGYTVVDASTVVATHLNQILYKHSHELIGHEEVQQLLQLLAKASPKLAEELVPGVLSTSQLLKVLQALLAEQVPVRDIRSIAEAIANNAAKSQDTAALVAAVRVGLSRAIVQSIVGLDSELPVITLEPRLEQILLNSIQKAGQGADEGVLLEPSMAEKLQRSLIEAAQRQEMEGHPVILLVAGPVRAMLSRFGRLAIPNLHVLAYQEIPDNKQVTIVATVGPNG
- the fliO gene encoding flagellar biosynthetic protein FliO; amino-acid sequence: MKRSLVGLLSTLPLNAMAAEPVAQAAAPALGGGVGGQLTQLVLGLLLVVGLIFVLAWVLRRVQRIGPGNAQVIELVGSRALGPRDRLVLVQVGDEQILLGITPGRITPLHVLKTPVEVAQTQAATPEFAQRLMELLGKDQKDKK
- the fliL gene encoding flagellar basal body-associated protein FliL, which encodes MAKSDDVAKAPAGKGKLKLILLIVLGLFLAIGVSVGATWYFMHSAASKPAATAEINPNVKQPAIFEPMLPAFVANFNQNGRQRYLQVSITLLARNQADLDALKVHMPVIRNNLVMLFSAQPFDTLATPVGQEMLRQKVTASVQEVAQKEVGKPVIEQVLFTNFVLQ